From the Gouania willdenowi chromosome 19, fGouWil2.1, whole genome shotgun sequence genome, one window contains:
- the bricd5 gene encoding BRICHOS domain-containing protein 5 isoform X1, which produces MLRCWKRLDRAQDAGTDVPPQFHFPHKCFWLSLSASLLLVLVALALTGHLGVSHPYSQSLQTVRITAPDQNGAVMNQSAVVDLQNDLVTFSVTSTANETSTVLFDARHGLICYKPDHQKSCFLQKMDQSDYDNVNSFFLQPMLQQSHVQLSVNETQRQTEFLGVLVDSPVKMSSLEQPLQDLCQDSSIHWTRRADGPGRQRLVYFCIDICFPSNICVSVCFYYLPE; this is translated from the exons ATGTTGAGGTGCTGGAAGCGTTTAGACAGAGCTCAG GACGCAGGCACTGATGTTCCCCCACAATTCCATTTTCCTCACAAGTGCTTCTGGCTCAGCCTCTCAGCGTCTCTGCTCCTGGTCCTCGTTGCCCTGGCGTTAACAGGACACCTCGGGGTGTCTCATCCTTACTCTCAG TCTTTGCAGACCGTGAGAATCACAGCTCCAGATCAAAACGGGGCTGTGATGAATCAGTCCGCTGTCGTCGACCTTCAGAATGACCTTGTGACCTTTTCCGTGACCTCAACAGCCAATGAGACATCCACAGTGCTCTTTGATGCAAGACAT GGTTTAATATGTTACAAACCAGATCACCAGAAGAGCTGCTTTCTACAGAAGATGGATCAGTCAGATTATGACAACGTAAACTCCTTCTTTCTACAGCCGATGCTACAG CAGAGCCACGTTCAGCTGTCTGTGAATGAGACTCAGAGACAGACAGAGTTTCTAGGAGTGCTGGTGGACAGTCCAGTGAAAATGTCCTCACTAGAACAACCTCTCCAGGATCTGTGTCAGGACAGTTCCATCCACTGGACCAGAAGAGCTGACG gTCCTGGCAGACAGAGGTTGGTCTACTTTTGCATCGACATCTGCTTCCCCAGCAACATCTGCGTCTCAGTGTGTTTCTACTACCTGCCTGAGTGA
- the bricd5 gene encoding BRICHOS domain-containing protein 5 isoform X2, which yields MLRCWKRLDRAQDAGTDVPPQFHFPHKCFWLSLSASLLLVLVALALTGHLGVSHPYSQSLQTVRITAPDQNGAVMNQSAVVDLQNDLVTFSVTSTANETSTVLFDARHGLICYKPDHQKSCFLQKMDQSDYDNVNSFFLQPMLQSHVQLSVNETQRQTEFLGVLVDSPVKMSSLEQPLQDLCQDSSIHWTRRADGPGRQRLVYFCIDICFPSNICVSVCFYYLPE from the exons ATGTTGAGGTGCTGGAAGCGTTTAGACAGAGCTCAG GACGCAGGCACTGATGTTCCCCCACAATTCCATTTTCCTCACAAGTGCTTCTGGCTCAGCCTCTCAGCGTCTCTGCTCCTGGTCCTCGTTGCCCTGGCGTTAACAGGACACCTCGGGGTGTCTCATCCTTACTCTCAG TCTTTGCAGACCGTGAGAATCACAGCTCCAGATCAAAACGGGGCTGTGATGAATCAGTCCGCTGTCGTCGACCTTCAGAATGACCTTGTGACCTTTTCCGTGACCTCAACAGCCAATGAGACATCCACAGTGCTCTTTGATGCAAGACAT GGTTTAATATGTTACAAACCAGATCACCAGAAGAGCTGCTTTCTACAGAAGATGGATCAGTCAGATTATGACAACGTAAACTCCTTCTTTCTACAGCCGATGCTACAG AGCCACGTTCAGCTGTCTGTGAATGAGACTCAGAGACAGACAGAGTTTCTAGGAGTGCTGGTGGACAGTCCAGTGAAAATGTCCTCACTAGAACAACCTCTCCAGGATCTGTGTCAGGACAGTTCCATCCACTGGACCAGAAGAGCTGACG gTCCTGGCAGACAGAGGTTGGTCTACTTTTGCATCGACATCTGCTTCCCCAGCAACATCTGCGTCTCAGTGTGTTTCTACTACCTGCCTGAGTGA
- the mlst8 gene encoding target of rapamycin complex subunit lst8, which translates to MFKAESFPQKCFSRTHFSDGLVCFELFKEFIMNVNQGTVGSDPVILATAGYDHTVRFWQAHSGICTRTVQHQDSQVNSLEVTPDRSMIAAAGYQHIRMYDLNSNNPNPVMNYDGVSKNITSVGFHEDGRWMYTGGEDCMARIWDLRSRNLQCQRIFQVNAPINCVCLHPNQAELIVGDQSGVIHVWDLKTDHNEQLIPEPEVSINSVHIDPDASYMAAVNSSGNCYVWNAAGGIGDEVTQLIPKTKIPAHKRYSLRCKFSPDSTLLATCSADQTCKIWRTSNFSLMTELSIKSNNPGETSRGWMWDCAFSGDSQYIVTASSDNLARLWCVETGEIKREYSGHQKAVVCLAFNDSVLG; encoded by the exons atGTTTAAAGCGGAATCATTTCCACAGAAATGTTTCTCACGGACACATTTCAGTGACGGACTGGTTTGTTTTGAACTCTTCAAg GAGTTCATCATGAACGTGAACCAGGGAACGGTGGGCAGTGACCCGGTGATTCTGGCCACGGCTGGATACGACCACACGGTCCGGTTCTGGCAGGCTCACAGTGGGATCTGTACCAGGACTGTTCAGCACCAGGACTCT CAAGTGAACTCACTGGAGGTCACACCAGACAGGAGCATGATCGCTGCAGCAG GTTATCAACACATCCGCATGTATGACCTGAACTCCAACAACCCAAACCCAGTCATGAACTACGACGGCGTCAGCAAGAACATCACGTCTGTAGGTTTCCATGAAGACGGCCGCTGGATGTACACGGGAGGAGAGGACTGCATGGCCCGAATATGGGACCTCAG ATCAAGAAATCTGCAGTGTCAGCGGATCTTCCAAGTAAACGCTCCTATTAACTGTGTGTGCCTGCATCCCAACCAG GCGGAGCTGATCGTTGGAGACCAGAGCGGAGTGATCCACGTCTGGGACCTGAAGACGGATCACAACGAGCAGCTGATTCCTGAGCCGGAGGTCTCCATCAACTCCGTCCACATCGACCCTGATGCCAGTTACATGGCAGCGGTCAACAGCTCG GGAAACTGTTATGTGTGGAACGCTGCTGGAGGCATTGGAGACGAGGTGACTCAGCTCATTCCGAAAACAAAGATCCCAGCACACAAACGCTATTCACTCCGCTGCAAGTTCAGTCCTGATTCCAC TTTACTGGCCACCTGCTCAGCAGATCAGACCTGTAAAATCTGGAGGACGTCCAATTTCTCACTGATGACTGAGCTCAGCATAAAGAGCAATAATCCAGGAGAGACGTCCAGGGGATGGATGTGGGACTGCGCTTTTTCTGGGGACTCCCAGTATATTGTTACAG CCTCCTCTGATAACTTGGCTCGTCTGTGGTGTGTGGAGACGGGTGAGATCAAGAGGGAATACAGCGGGCACCAGAAGGCTGTGGTGTGTCTGGCCTTTAATGACAGCGTACTGGGCTGA